One region of Syntrophobacter fumaroxidans MPOB genomic DNA includes:
- a CDS encoding flavin reductase family protein, whose amino-acid sequence MKKITLGPQTLIYPMPAFLIGADVGGKPNFMTAAWSGICNSSPPMVTAALQHHRYTLKGIRENGTFSLNVPSVDQVKETDYCGIVTGAKEDKVAVCGFKVFYGKLKGAPLIEQCPVNLECRVVHMLNLGSHTLLVGLIEEVHVSEDCVTGGQPDVMKVNPLIYSSGSKKSYCSIGKVVAPAFSIGQEIKKG is encoded by the coding sequence ATGAAAAAGATCACCCTTGGACCGCAGACGCTCATCTATCCCATGCCCGCCTTTCTGATCGGGGCCGACGTGGGCGGCAAACCCAATTTCATGACCGCGGCCTGGAGCGGGATCTGCAACAGCAGCCCGCCAATGGTCACCGCGGCGCTTCAGCACCACCGGTACACGCTCAAAGGGATCAGGGAAAACGGGACTTTCTCGCTCAACGTGCCTTCCGTCGACCAGGTGAAGGAAACGGATTACTGCGGCATCGTCACCGGGGCCAAGGAAGACAAGGTGGCCGTCTGCGGCTTCAAGGTGTTCTACGGAAAGCTCAAGGGGGCTCCTCTCATCGAGCAGTGTCCGGTCAACCTGGAATGCAGGGTCGTGCACATGCTCAATCTCGGAAGCCACACCCTGCTGGTCGGCCTGATCGAGGAGGTTCACGTGTCGGAAGACTGCGTGACCGGCGGGCAGCCTGACGTGATGAAGGTCAACCCGCTGATCTACAGCAGCGGATCGAAAAAATCGTATTGTTCGATTGGGAAGGTCGTCGCCCCGGCGTTCAGTATCGGGCAGGAAATCAAGAAAGGCTAG
- a CDS encoding DUF4395 family protein: MSSTPGIACKNIQAQGFCGLEDEVCTRIDHPLRLSPAICMVWAAVGTALASPAILWALVPFAALGAILHGHPFDVFYNHGLRHLSGAPALPRYGARRRFACALATIMLATAAWAFQAGLLALGSIVGWSLVGAAFVNVSTGFCIPSFIVRFFFGRVDCRQGGV, encoded by the coding sequence ATGTCTTCAACTCCCGGAATAGCCTGCAAGAACATCCAGGCCCAAGGATTCTGCGGTTTGGAGGATGAGGTCTGCACCCGGATCGATCATCCTCTGCGATTGTCGCCGGCAATCTGCATGGTCTGGGCGGCAGTTGGAACGGCGCTCGCCTCGCCGGCGATTTTATGGGCTCTGGTGCCCTTTGCAGCCCTGGGTGCGATTCTGCACGGGCACCCTTTCGACGTTTTCTACAATCACGGGCTGCGTCATTTGTCCGGTGCTCCGGCGTTGCCCCGCTACGGGGCCCGCCGCCGCTTCGCCTGTGCCCTGGCAACGATCATGCTCGCGACGGCCGCATGGGCGTTCCAGGCGGGGCTGCTTGCTCTCGGCTCCATTGTCGGCTGGTCGCTCGTGGGCGCCGCCTTCGTCAACGTGAGCACGGGGTTTTGCATCCCCTCTTTCATCGTTCGGTTTTTTTTCGGAAGGGTGGATTGCCGACAGGGCGGAGTGTGA
- the hcp gene encoding hydroxylamine reductase, with the protein MFCYQCEQTAKGEGCTKIGVCGKQPEVADLQDLLLYALKGLALHAVEGAKVGVNDHETNVFTCEALFSTLTNVNFDPARFQVLIPRVVEYREKLKAKVKAAGGKVDFADPAATFTPAKTLEGLVAQGANVGLKSEPELPPDIVSLKHTLLFGLKGISAYADHANILGQHDDAVYAFIYEALAATLRKDIELGDWLKLVLKCGEMNLRTMELLDAANTGVYGHPVPTSVPLGPKQGKAILVSGHDLKDLEELLKQTEGKGINIYTHGEMLPTHGYPGLKKYAHFYGHYGTAWQNQQKEFSKFPGAILMTTNCIQKPQQAYTGNIFTTGLVGWPDVPHVTNRDFSPVIERALALPGFPETVNGKSVMVGFGRNTILGVADKVIEAVKNKNIRHFFLVAGCDGAKPGRNYYTEFVEKVPKDCVVLTLACGKFRFFDKDLGTIGGLPRLMDVGQCNDAYSAIQVAVALAKAFNCGVNDLPLSLVLSWYEQKAVAILLTLLYLGIRNIRLGPSLPAFVSGNVLDVLVKNFDIKPITTPDEDLKAILG; encoded by the coding sequence ATGTTTTGTTATCAATGCGAACAGACGGCCAAGGGAGAAGGATGCACCAAAATCGGCGTCTGCGGCAAGCAGCCGGAAGTGGCCGACCTGCAGGATCTGCTGTTGTACGCCCTGAAAGGACTCGCGCTCCATGCGGTCGAAGGCGCCAAGGTCGGCGTCAACGATCACGAAACCAACGTCTTCACCTGCGAAGCGCTCTTTTCCACCCTGACGAACGTGAACTTCGACCCCGCCCGGTTCCAGGTCCTGATTCCCCGCGTCGTGGAATACCGGGAAAAACTCAAGGCGAAAGTCAAGGCCGCGGGTGGAAAGGTGGATTTTGCGGACCCGGCCGCGACGTTCACTCCCGCCAAGACCCTCGAAGGGCTCGTGGCACAGGGCGCCAACGTCGGGCTGAAGTCCGAGCCGGAGCTCCCCCCGGACATCGTTTCCCTGAAGCACACGCTGCTTTTCGGCCTCAAGGGCATCTCGGCCTACGCCGACCACGCGAACATTCTGGGACAACACGATGACGCGGTCTACGCGTTCATCTACGAAGCCCTTGCCGCGACCCTGCGCAAGGACATCGAGCTCGGCGACTGGCTGAAGCTCGTGCTCAAGTGCGGCGAAATGAACCTGCGGACCATGGAGCTCCTGGACGCCGCCAACACCGGCGTGTACGGGCATCCGGTGCCCACCAGCGTCCCGCTCGGCCCCAAGCAGGGCAAGGCGATCCTGGTCTCCGGGCACGACCTCAAGGATCTCGAAGAGCTGCTCAAGCAGACCGAAGGCAAGGGAATCAACATCTACACCCACGGGGAGATGCTTCCGACCCACGGCTACCCCGGCCTGAAGAAATACGCGCACTTCTACGGCCATTACGGAACCGCCTGGCAGAACCAGCAAAAAGAGTTCTCGAAATTCCCCGGGGCGATCCTCATGACCACCAACTGCATCCAGAAGCCCCAGCAGGCCTACACGGGGAACATCTTCACCACGGGCCTCGTGGGATGGCCGGACGTCCCCCACGTCACCAACCGCGATTTCTCCCCGGTGATCGAGCGGGCGCTGGCGCTGCCCGGCTTCCCCGAAACCGTGAACGGCAAGTCGGTCATGGTCGGGTTCGGCAGGAACACCATCCTGGGCGTGGCCGACAAGGTGATCGAAGCGGTGAAGAACAAGAACATCAGGCACTTCTTCCTGGTGGCAGGGTGTGACGGCGCCAAGCCGGGGCGCAACTACTACACGGAATTCGTGGAAAAGGTGCCCAAGGACTGCGTGGTGCTGACCCTGGCCTGCGGCAAGTTCCGGTTCTTCGACAAAGATCTGGGCACCATCGGCGGATTGCCCCGGCTCATGGACGTGGGGCAGTGCAACGACGCCTATTCGGCGATCCAGGTGGCGGTCGCCCTGGCCAAGGCATTCAACTGCGGCGTGAACGATCTGCCCCTGTCGCTGGTGCTTTCCTGGTACGAGCAGAAGGCCGTGGCGATCCTGCTGACCCTGCTCTACCTGGGCATCAGAAATATCCGGCTCGGGCCTTCGCTGCCTGCGTTCGTCTCCGGAAACGTGCTGGACGTTCTGGTGAAGAACTTCGACATCAAACCGATCACCACGCCGGACGAAGACCTCAAGGCCATCCTGGGATAA
- a CDS encoding sialate O-acetylesterase, which produces MRKIRIIAILAVMLVYPSFALSEPIVFIVAGQSTAKCGLVEEVATGDLRTPHQLKEYHVLDMDYSEKPRIVQTFDQRSHFGPEVRFVQLYVKANPSREVILLKMVKNGSGMTRWSPKWPGEYDQWTGDLYRILVDFVIEAVDGRDVEWGGFLFVQGENDSVYPERARAYVQNLRNLVNRLREDLGAPKMPVMTSEVSPVLEKYPHQYQVNQAKINAALTGRDMFVVSNSALGYREDGIHFTSDAVLQLGMRFFWTYRTLLK; this is translated from the coding sequence ATGCGTAAAATACGAATCATTGCCATTCTTGCCGTAATGCTGGTCTATCCTTCGTTTGCCTTGTCAGAACCGATAGTCTTTATCGTTGCCGGTCAAAGCACGGCCAAATGCGGTCTGGTGGAAGAAGTGGCGACCGGTGATTTGAGGACGCCGCATCAGTTGAAGGAATACCACGTCCTTGACATGGACTATTCCGAGAAGCCGAGGATAGTGCAGACTTTCGATCAGCGCAGTCATTTCGGTCCGGAAGTGAGGTTCGTGCAGCTCTATGTCAAGGCCAATCCGTCGAGGGAGGTCATACTGCTCAAGATGGTCAAAAACGGCTCCGGGATGACCCGTTGGTCGCCGAAATGGCCGGGTGAATATGACCAGTGGACGGGGGATTTATACCGGATATTGGTTGATTTTGTCATCGAGGCCGTGGACGGCCGCGATGTCGAGTGGGGAGGCTTCCTTTTCGTCCAGGGCGAGAACGACTCGGTGTACCCGGAGCGTGCCCGGGCGTACGTGCAGAATTTGAGGAACCTTGTCAACAGGCTGCGCGAGGATCTTGGAGCTCCGAAGATGCCTGTAATGACTTCGGAGGTTTCCCCGGTACTGGAGAAATACCCTCACCAGTACCAGGTGAACCAGGCCAAGATCAATGCCGCGTTGACGGGCAGGGATATGTTCGTTGTCAGCAACAGCGCGCTTGGCTATCGGGAGGACGGCATCCATTTCACCAGTGATGCCGTGCTTCAGCTCGGGATGCGGTTCTTCTGGACGTATCGCACTCTCTTGAAATAG
- a CDS encoding Crp/Fnr family transcriptional regulator, whose amino-acid sequence METRASIAQVPLFEGLPADQLSKVADVSIEQKFGKGQTLFSEGAKATGFYVIVSGRIKIYKLSLEGKEQILHIFGAGEFFAEVPVFAGGAFPAHAEAIEASRVLFFPRAAFIELVRSEPSLALNMLAILCQRLRRFTHMVEDLSLKEVPGRLAAYLLYLGERAEGSDRLELDTTKGQLASLLGTIPETLSRILAKMSQQEFITVEGRRITILNREALENLAAGEKLPG is encoded by the coding sequence TTGGAAACACGGGCGTCGATTGCACAAGTCCCCTTGTTTGAAGGCCTGCCGGCCGATCAACTGAGCAAGGTCGCGGATGTTTCCATCGAACAGAAGTTCGGCAAGGGACAGACGCTCTTTTCGGAAGGGGCGAAAGCCACGGGCTTCTATGTGATCGTGTCCGGGAGGATCAAGATCTACAAGCTGTCCCTCGAGGGCAAGGAACAGATCCTGCACATTTTCGGGGCGGGCGAGTTCTTTGCCGAAGTCCCCGTGTTCGCGGGAGGCGCCTTCCCGGCCCACGCGGAAGCGATCGAGGCGAGCCGCGTGCTGTTCTTTCCCCGCGCGGCCTTCATCGAGCTGGTGCGCAGCGAGCCTTCGCTGGCCCTCAACATGCTGGCGATCCTGTGTCAACGGTTGCGACGCTTCACGCACATGGTCGAAGACCTGTCGCTCAAGGAAGTCCCCGGAAGGCTGGCGGCCTACCTGCTCTACCTCGGGGAGCGCGCGGAAGGATCGGACCGGCTCGAGCTCGACACCACCAAGGGCCAGCTGGCAAGCCTTTTGGGAACGATCCCCGAAACCCTCTCGCGGATCCTGGCAAAGATGAGCCAGCAGGAATTCATCACGGTCGAAGGGCGCAGGATCACGATCCTCAACCGCGAGGCGCTCGAAAACCTGGCCGCCGGGGAAAAACTGCCGGGGTGA
- a CDS encoding ATP-binding protein: MEGRRKIIEIDEERCDGCGQCVVKCAEGAVEIIDGKAKLIKDSFCDGLGACLGECPRGALKIVEREAPEFDPEAVERHLEEREKRRSAAEPAMACGCPSSQIRVFQGLASTPPTAAEPGNAAPSALAHWPVQLRLVPPQAPFLKDADLLVVADCVPVAHPDFHRKFVAGKVVLLGCPKFDNAAEYVQKFEQIFRTANIRSVTVLDMEVPCCSAMPVIVKKGMGASGKTVPMEEIVVSVRGEVLKRNGKAA, translated from the coding sequence ATGGAAGGCAGGCGAAAGATCATAGAAATCGACGAGGAGCGCTGCGACGGTTGCGGGCAATGCGTTGTGAAGTGCGCGGAAGGCGCAGTCGAGATCATCGACGGCAAAGCGAAGCTGATCAAGGATTCCTTTTGTGACGGGCTGGGGGCCTGTCTCGGGGAATGTCCGCGGGGCGCTCTGAAAATCGTGGAAAGGGAAGCCCCGGAATTCGATCCCGAAGCGGTGGAGCGGCACCTGGAGGAACGCGAGAAAAGGCGATCGGCCGCGGAACCCGCCATGGCCTGCGGCTGTCCTTCCAGCCAGATCAGGGTGTTCCAGGGACTCGCCTCGACCCCCCCGACCGCCGCGGAACCGGGAAACGCCGCGCCGTCGGCGCTGGCGCACTGGCCGGTCCAACTCAGGCTCGTGCCGCCCCAGGCGCCTTTCCTCAAGGATGCCGACCTGCTCGTTGTCGCCGACTGCGTGCCCGTGGCCCATCCCGACTTCCACCGGAAGTTCGTGGCGGGCAAGGTGGTTCTGCTCGGCTGTCCCAAGTTCGACAACGCGGCGGAATACGTGCAGAAATTCGAGCAGATTTTCCGGACCGCCAACATTCGTTCCGTCACGGTGCTCGATATGGAAGTGCCCTGCTGCTCGGCCATGCCCGTCATCGTGAAGAAGGGCATGGGAGCCTCCGGCAAGACCGTCCCCATGGAAGAGATCGTGGTGAGCGTGCGAGGCGAAGTGCTCAAAAGAAACGGCAAGGCGGCCTGA
- a CDS encoding superoxide dismutase family protein, producing the protein MRKSRAAGLLVLLAVAVLALGGCSRSDVTSVEVNKAIAVMHPTEGSKVKGFVTFTKEKNGIRVVAQFEGLTPGLHGFHIHEYGDCSSPDAGSAGGHFNPAGAPHAAPTAEKHHLGDLGNVEAPKSGPAKYDKVFDFLKFEGPYSIVGRGVVVHADPDDFKTQPTGGAGARVACGVIGVAR; encoded by the coding sequence ATGCGGAAAAGTCGCGCGGCAGGATTGCTGGTTTTGCTCGCGGTGGCGGTACTGGCGCTCGGAGGCTGCTCGCGAAGCGATGTGACGAGTGTCGAGGTGAACAAGGCCATAGCCGTGATGCATCCCACGGAAGGCAGCAAAGTCAAAGGCTTCGTCACCTTCACCAAGGAAAAGAACGGCATTCGCGTGGTGGCGCAATTCGAAGGACTGACACCCGGCCTGCACGGATTTCATATTCACGAATATGGCGACTGCAGCTCTCCGGATGCCGGATCGGCGGGCGGGCACTTCAACCCTGCGGGGGCGCCTCACGCGGCACCCACCGCAGAGAAGCACCACCTGGGGGATCTTGGAAATGTGGAAGCTCCCAAGAGCGGCCCGGCCAAATACGACAAGGTGTTCGATTTTCTTAAGTTCGAAGGGCCCTATTCGATCGTCGGCAGGGGCGTGGTCGTGCATGCCGATCCCGACGACTTCAAAACCCAGCCCACGGGCGGGGCAGGCGCTCGGGTGGCCTGCGGGGTGATCGGGGTCGCCAGGTAA
- the ftsH gene encoding ATP-dependent zinc metalloprotease FtsH: METKTKFSLWYVVIAIWGILALQNYIASQYAPRVVPYSEFLSALKDDRVVEVVITQGRIAGTMKVTEEGQSKEIPFTTFRVDSDLSEELSKHNIRFRGQPESTFLRDLLSWVLPAFIFFGLWFFLMKRLNPGAGMMSFGKNKAKVYAEKEIDTRFEDVAGADEAKAELVEIVDYLKEPGRYQHLGGRMPKGVLLVGPPGTGKTLLARAVAGEASVPFFTISGSEFVEMFVGVGAARVRELFHQAREKAPCIIFIDELDAIGKARGALTIGGHDEREQTLNQLLVEMDGFDPRVGVVILAATNRPETLDPALLRAGRFDRQVLVDRPDVIGREAILKIHVKKVKLGEQVDLKVIAQKTPGFSGADLANVINEAALLAARKNKAAIDMQDLDEAVDRIIAGLEKKNRLINPKEKEIVAYHETGHALVAAFTPGADKVHKISIIPRGIAALGYTQQLPTEDRYLMTRGELLGKIDVLLGGRMAEDIIFGEVSTGAHNDLQRATDIARAMVSEYGMGTTLGLTTYPRQNRPMFLSPEQMPMAGKEYSEATAARLDEEVKEIVTERAAGVRELLSQYRALLEETAAELLKKEVLDSEEFYRMVEAHRTGGKP; the protein is encoded by the coding sequence ATGGAAACGAAAACGAAGTTCTCCCTTTGGTACGTGGTGATCGCCATCTGGGGAATACTCGCGCTGCAGAATTACATCGCCTCGCAATACGCGCCGAGGGTCGTGCCCTACAGTGAATTCCTGAGCGCCCTCAAGGACGATCGCGTCGTCGAGGTCGTCATCACCCAGGGGCGCATCGCCGGAACGATGAAAGTCACGGAAGAGGGGCAAAGCAAGGAGATCCCGTTCACCACGTTCAGGGTGGACTCCGATCTTTCCGAGGAACTCTCGAAACACAATATCAGGTTTCGCGGGCAGCCCGAGAGCACCTTTCTGCGGGATCTCCTCTCGTGGGTCCTGCCCGCCTTCATTTTCTTCGGCCTTTGGTTTTTCCTGATGAAGCGCTTGAATCCCGGTGCCGGCATGATGTCCTTCGGGAAGAACAAGGCCAAGGTCTACGCCGAAAAGGAGATCGACACCCGCTTCGAGGATGTGGCCGGAGCGGATGAAGCCAAGGCGGAACTGGTGGAAATCGTGGACTATCTCAAGGAACCCGGGCGTTATCAGCACCTTGGGGGGAGGATGCCCAAGGGGGTTCTGCTCGTCGGCCCTCCGGGCACGGGCAAGACGCTGCTGGCCAGGGCCGTCGCCGGAGAGGCGAGCGTCCCCTTCTTCACCATCAGCGGGTCGGAATTTGTTGAGATGTTTGTCGGGGTGGGCGCGGCAAGGGTGCGCGAGCTCTTCCATCAAGCGCGGGAAAAGGCCCCCTGCATCATTTTCATCGACGAGCTGGATGCCATCGGCAAGGCCCGGGGAGCGCTCACCATCGGCGGGCACGATGAACGGGAGCAGACGCTGAACCAGCTCCTCGTGGAAATGGACGGGTTCGACCCGAGGGTGGGCGTGGTCATCCTGGCGGCGACCAATCGCCCGGAAACCCTCGACCCGGCTCTGCTCAGGGCGGGAAGGTTCGACCGGCAGGTCCTGGTGGATCGACCGGATGTCATCGGGCGGGAGGCCATCCTCAAGATACATGTAAAGAAAGTGAAGCTCGGCGAGCAAGTCGATCTCAAGGTCATCGCCCAGAAGACTCCGGGGTTTTCCGGGGCCGATCTGGCGAACGTGATCAACGAAGCGGCGCTGCTGGCCGCAAGAAAGAACAAGGCCGCCATCGACATGCAGGACCTGGACGAGGCGGTCGACCGGATCATCGCGGGCCTTGAGAAGAAGAACCGCCTGATCAACCCGAAGGAAAAGGAGATCGTGGCGTATCACGAGACCGGGCACGCCCTGGTCGCCGCCTTCACCCCCGGAGCGGACAAGGTTCACAAGATTTCCATCATCCCGAGAGGCATCGCCGCCCTCGGATACACCCAGCAGCTGCCGACCGAGGATCGCTATCTGATGACGCGCGGGGAGCTTCTGGGCAAGATCGACGTGCTCCTGGGAGGAAGGATGGCCGAGGACATCATCTTCGGGGAGGTTTCCACGGGGGCTCACAATGATTTGCAGCGTGCGACGGACATCGCCCGCGCGATGGTCTCCGAGTACGGGATGGGAACGACCCTCGGGCTGACCACCTACCCGCGTCAGAACCGGCCGATGTTCCTGAGCCCGGAACAGATGCCGATGGCCGGGAAGGAATACAGCGAAGCGACCGCCGCCAGGCTCGACGAAGAGGTCAAGGAGATCGTCACCGAGAGGGCCGCGGGCGTGCGCGAGCTGCTGTCGCAATACAGGGCGCTTCTTGAGGAAACCGCGGCGGAGCTTCTGAAAAAAGAAGTGCTGGACAGCGAGGAATTCTACCGGATGGTGGAAGCGCACCGTACCGGCGGCAAACCTTAG
- a CDS encoding ankyrin repeat domain-containing protein: protein MELGTRLRTGYKAGMRALLCALLLTVGVLWTTVVTAGVNDDLIKAAGRGDLPEVERLLAAGAEISAGDKDGRTALVWAAMQGHRDVVRALLAKGADVNARTTKESGTALMFASGSGRHEVAQVLLAGGADIDARDADGKTALMIACGLLPKHLVATENREVVQVLLARGPDVNARDRFGNSALMYASMTGRSGIVALLLDKGAEVDAVDREGYTALMLAFMNLRRAEVVPVLVARGARIDVRGNDGRTALMQASANGCHEVLQLLFDKGAEVNARDKNGRTALMLAAENGHLEVARALLAKGAEVNAADGNGKTALAIASGMGGSEMKDLLVKAGAK from the coding sequence ATGGAACTCGGAACGCGTTTACGGACGGGGTACAAGGCGGGGATGCGCGCGTTGTTGTGCGCGCTGTTGTTGACGGTTGGCGTGCTGTGGACGACGGTCGTCACCGCCGGTGTGAATGACGATTTGATCAAAGCGGCAGGTCGCGGCGATCTGCCCGAGGTCGAACGGCTCCTCGCCGCGGGGGCCGAAATCAGCGCCGGGGACAAGGACGGCAGGACCGCCCTGGTTTGGGCGGCCATGCAGGGGCACCGCGACGTCGTGCGGGCGTTGCTCGCCAAAGGGGCCGACGTCAACGCCAGGACGACGAAGGAATCCGGAACGGCACTGATGTTCGCTTCCGGCAGCGGCCGCCACGAGGTGGCGCAGGTGCTCCTGGCGGGCGGCGCCGACATCGACGCCCGGGACGCGGACGGGAAAACCGCCTTGATGATCGCCTGCGGGCTGCTTCCCAAGCACCTGGTCGCCACGGAGAACCGTGAGGTCGTGCAGGTGCTTCTTGCCCGCGGGCCGGACGTCAATGCCCGGGACCGGTTCGGCAACTCGGCGTTGATGTATGCGTCCATGACCGGACGAAGCGGGATCGTTGCGTTGCTGCTCGACAAGGGGGCCGAGGTCGATGCCGTGGACAGGGAAGGGTACACGGCGCTGATGCTTGCGTTCATGAATCTGCGCCGCGCCGAGGTGGTGCCGGTGCTCGTCGCCAGGGGGGCCAGGATCGACGTCAGGGGAAATGACGGCCGGACCGCGTTGATGCAGGCTTCCGCGAACGGCTGCCACGAGGTCCTGCAGCTCCTGTTCGACAAAGGGGCCGAAGTCAATGCGCGGGACAAGAACGGCCGGACCGCCTTGATGCTCGCCGCCGAGAACGGCCACCTCGAGGTGGCGCGGGCCCTGCTCGCAAAGGGTGCCGAGGTCAACGCAGCCGACGGGAACGGGAAGACCGCCCTGGCGATTGCATCCGGAATGGGCGGCTCCGAGATGAAGGACCTGCTCGTCAAGGCGGGAGCAAAATAG
- a CDS encoding MFS transporter, which produces MKSDRKIVSWALYDWANSAFATTVMAGFFPVFFKEYWSAGTDASVSTFHLGAANSLSSVIVAALTPILGAIADRGNSRKRFLFFFTALGIFMTGCLFHVGKGNWELAAAIYVVASIGFFCGCMFYDSLIVNVADDPRLDYVSALGYAYGYLGGGLLFALNVAMTLSPGTFGLAGPGEAVRLSFVSVAVWWAVFSVPIFVFVKEPRHAVTPSVVQAVREGFRQLGASVARIRSFRVVILFLLGYWLYIDATSTIIRMAVDYGLSLGFSSRSLVLALLITQFVAFPCAIAFGKIGERIGAKNGIFICIGVYFLITLWGYFMENEIEFYILAVLIATVQGGIQSLSRSLFARIIPKSQSGEFFGFYNMLGKFAAVIGPVLMGWASLVTGSPRISILTVGILFLGGAAVLTFVDEAEGRRLVERLEDNEQQAPQPVLPTR; this is translated from the coding sequence ATGAAAAGCGACCGCAAGATTGTCTCATGGGCTCTTTACGACTGGGCCAATTCGGCATTCGCCACAACGGTGATGGCCGGGTTTTTCCCGGTGTTCTTCAAGGAATACTGGAGTGCCGGGACGGACGCCTCGGTGAGCACGTTCCATCTCGGCGCCGCCAATTCCCTGTCCAGCGTCATCGTCGCGGCATTGACCCCGATTCTCGGAGCCATCGCGGACCGGGGGAATTCCCGCAAACGCTTCCTGTTCTTCTTCACGGCCCTGGGAATTTTCATGACCGGCTGTCTCTTTCACGTCGGCAAGGGCAACTGGGAACTGGCGGCCGCCATATACGTGGTCGCTTCCATCGGTTTCTTCTGCGGGTGCATGTTCTACGATTCCCTGATCGTCAACGTTGCCGACGATCCCCGGCTCGATTACGTTTCAGCCCTGGGTTACGCCTACGGATACCTCGGCGGCGGACTGCTCTTCGCCCTGAACGTGGCGATGACTCTCTCGCCGGGCACTTTCGGCCTCGCTGGACCTGGCGAGGCGGTTCGCCTGTCGTTCGTCTCGGTGGCCGTCTGGTGGGCCGTCTTTTCCGTTCCGATTTTCGTCTTCGTGAAAGAACCCCGGCATGCCGTCACCCCTTCGGTCGTTCAGGCCGTGCGCGAAGGTTTCCGGCAACTGGGCGCCAGCGTCGCCAGGATTCGAAGCTTCCGGGTGGTGATCCTGTTCCTGCTCGGTTACTGGCTCTACATCGACGCCACATCCACGATCATCCGGATGGCGGTCGACTATGGCCTCTCGCTGGGCTTCTCCTCGCGGAGCCTCGTTCTCGCCCTGCTCATCACCCAGTTCGTGGCCTTCCCCTGCGCCATCGCATTCGGAAAGATCGGCGAACGCATAGGCGCCAAGAACGGCATCTTCATATGCATCGGGGTGTACTTCCTGATCACCTTGTGGGGCTATTTCATGGAGAACGAAATCGAGTTCTACATCCTAGCCGTCCTCATCGCCACCGTGCAGGGAGGAATCCAGTCGCTGAGCCGCTCGCTCTTCGCCCGTATCATCCCCAAGAGTCAATCGGGCGAATTCTTCGGTTTCTACAACATGCTCGGCAAGTTCGCAGCCGTCATCGGTCCCGTGCTCATGGGATGGGCGAGCCTGGTCACCGGCAGCCCCCGCATTTCCATCCTCACCGTCGGCATATTGTTCCTCGGCGGCGCGGCGGTCTTGACCTTTGTGGATGAAGCGGAGGGGAGAAGACTCGTCGAGCGCTTGGAAGACAACGAACAGCAAGCCCCGCAACCTGTCCTTCCGACCCGGTAA